The DNA segment ATGCTCTGCCTTCCCGGCTCCGGATGCCGAAAGCGACCGACGTCCCGTCGGTCACGGCTCACATCGTGGCACGGCCGCGTGTGCGGGGGTCCACCCGCACGTTCCGTGATCTCCCCCTGTATACCTCCGCACCCTCAGTTGGTCTAGTCCATCGTCGGACGGGGTGGGAGTGGTCCACCGGAACTGGGCAGTCCGATCTGTCGCTTGCGTTATGAAAGATCCCTGCATATCTCGGTCGCATCACGGACGCCGCGCACCTGCTTGAACACCCTTGACAGGCCTATTGGTCTGGGCCAAGCTCCCCGTGCTGGTCTACACCATTGGTCCAGGTCCCGGCCCCATGGGCGGTACGTGCCACGACGGTCGCCGCGGGGAGCCAGGGGGGTTCGAGGGCATCCCTGAGGAGGGTGGCGTGAAGCGCAGGCTGATAGCCGCGATCGGTATCGCGGGCATGGTCGTCTCCGTCGCGGCGTGCGGCAGTGACAGCAAGGACGGCAAGGCTCAGGGGGCGGACGCCAAGGAGCTGACCGTCTGGCTCACCGTCGACGCCCAGAACAACTGGCCCGACCTGGTGAAGGCCGCCGACGCCGCCGTGCAGAAGAAGCACCCCGGCATCGACATCAAGCACGAGTACTACGGCTGGCCGGACAAGAACACCAAGCTGGACGCCGTCCTCGCCACCGACAAGGCCCCCGACGTCGTCGAGATGGGCAACTCCGAGATGCTGGGCTACATGGTCAAGGGCGCCTTCGCCCCCGTCGACCCGGCACGGTTCACCAACTCCGCCGCCTGGCTGGACGGCCTCAAGACCTCGGTGACGTACGACGGCAAGACCTACGGCGTGCCGTACTACGCCGGCGGCCGCGTCGCCAACTGGCGCAAGGACATCGCCGCTTCGGTCGGCGTCCGCACGCCCCCGAAGACCTACGCCGAGCTGACCGCCGACCTGGACAGGATCCAGAAGAAGGAGGGCGGGAAGTTCAGCGCCTGGTACCAGCCCACCCGTGACTGGTACGCGGGCATGTCCTTCGTCTACGACGCCGGCGGCTCCATCGCCAAGGAGGAGGGCGGCCAGTGGAAGGCCACCCTCTCCTCGCCCGAGTCGGTCAAGGGCCTGACGGAGTTCAAGAACGTCGTCGGCAAGTACATGCACGGCGACAGGACCAAGGACGAGTCCGACCGCTACATCGTCTACGGCCAGGGCAAGTCCGCCATGATCTTCGCCGCCGCCTGGGAGGGCGCCACCGCGGCCGACCCGAAGAACGACAAGACGGGCAAGCTCAAGGACAACCTCGAGAACTTCGTGATGCCCGGGCCGTCCGGCAAGAACATGCCCGTCTTCCTCGGCGGCTCCGACCTCGCCATTCCGGTCAAGTCCAAGGCCCAGGGCGTCGCCGCCGAGTGGATCGACGCCTTCACCGGCACCTCCGGCCAGAAGGGCCTGATGGCCAAGGGCAACCTGCCCAACAACAAGACCGACCTCGCCACCCTCAAGAACGACCCGGCGACCGCCGTGCCCGCCACCGCGGCCGAGTCCAGCTGGTTCGTCCCGATGGCCCCCGGCTGGGGCCAGGTCGAGAAGGCCCAGGTCCTGCAGACCATGCTGCAGAGCATCGGCACCGGAAGGAAGTCGGTCGAGGCCGCCGCGAAGGACGCGGACGCCGCGATCGACAAGGTCATCAACAACAAGTGACCCGGAGCGGGGCCCCGTCCGCCGACGGGGTCCCGCTTCTCGTACGACTCCAGGGACCGCTGAGGAGCGCGCGATGAGTGCCGCAGACACGACCACCCCCGCCAAGGCGCCGCCACCGCGGCAGGCACCACCCCCGCCGGCCGGTTCCCGGCCCCGCGGGAAGCGGCAGCCGGGCCTGACGGCCGCCCCCTGGCTGCTGCTCACCCCGTGTCTGCTGATCCTCGCCCTGGTCATGGGCTATCCCCTGGTCCGCCTGGTCACCCTGTCGTTCCAGACGTTCGGACAGTCCCAGCTCTGGGGCTTCCAGCCGGCCGAGTGGGCCGGGTTCGGCAACTTCTCCAAGGTGCTGGACGACACCGAGTTCTGGCAGGTCGTGCTGCGCACGCTCGTCTTCACGGCGGGCTCGGTGATCCTCACCATGGTCCTCGGCATGCTGATCGCCCTGCTGCTCCAGCGCGTCTCGGGGTGGGTACGGACCCTCGTCAACATCGCGCTGGTGGCCGGCTGGGGCATGCCGGTCATCGTCTCCACCACCGTCTTCAAATGGCTCTTCGACTCCGACTACGGCATCCTCAACGCCCTGGCGAGCAAGCTGCCCGGCGTCGACCTGATCGGCCACAACTGGTTCGCGAGCGGCCCCCAGGGGCTGGCCGTGATCATGCTGCTCGTGATCTGGGGAGCGGTCCCGTTCGTCGTGATCACGCTCAGCGCCGGCCTCACCCAGGTGCCCAAGGAGATGGAGGAGGCCGCCCGCCTCGACGGCGCGGGCGCCTGGGGCGTCTTCCGCTACGTCACGCTGCCCGTCCTCAAGCCGGTCGTCGTGATGCTCACGACCCTGTCGGTCATCTGGGACATGGGCGTCTTCCCCCAGGTCTTCGTCATGCGGGGCGGCCACCCCGAACCCGAGTTCCAACTCCTGACCACCTGGTCATACGACCGCGCCTTCGTGGTCAACGACTACGCGCAGGGCTCGGCGATCGCCCTCGTCACGGTCGTCCTGCTGCTCGGCGTGGTCGCCGTCTACATGCGTCAGATGCTGAAGATCGGAGAGGTCGAGTGACCGGCATCAGCTTGTCCGCACCCCGAAGGCGCCGCGGCTCCCGGCTCGGCTGGAACCTGCTCGGGCTGCTCGTCTTCGCCGTCGCCGGCTTCCCCGTCTACTGGATGGTCGACACGGCGATCAAGCCGGCCAAGGACGCCATCGACCCGGACCCGAGCCTGCTGCCGACCGGTCTCACCCTCTCCAACTTCCGCCGCGCGCTGGACATCGCCGACTTCTGGGGCCCGGTCGGCCGCAGCCTGACCGTGTCCCTGTCCGTCGTCGCGATCGGCGTCGTCGTGGGCATGCTGGCCGCGCTGGCCATCTCCCGGTTCGCCTTCCGCGGCCGCAAGGTCGTGATCATCGGCATCCTCGCGGTGCAGATGATCCCGGTGGTCGCCATGATCATCCCGATCTTCCTGCTGCTGAACGACCTGGATCAGTACGACAAACTCTCCGGTCTGATCATCACCTACCTCACCTTCATCCTCCCGTTCACGGTGTGGACCCTGCGCGGCTTCATCGTCAGCATCCCCCGGGAACTGGAGGAGGCCGCGATGGTCGACGGCTGCTCCCGCACCGGCGCCTTCCTGCGCGTCGTCTTCCCGCTGCTCGCCCCCGGCATGGTCGCCACCTCGGTCTACGGCTTCATCCAGGCCTGGAACGAGTACCTCTACGCCCTGATGCTGCTCAGCCAGGAGCACCAGACGGCGACCGTGTGGCTCGGCAACTTCACCACCAAGCACGGCACCGAATACGCACCGATGATGGCCGGCGCCACCATGATGGCCGTTCCGATCGTCGCCCTCTTCCTCCTCATCCAGCGCAAGATGGCCGCGGGCCTGACCGCCGGCGCCGTGAAGGGATAAGGCCCTCCGATGACGACATTCGCCCGCGGCACCGACACCCTGACCCGCGACGCGCTGACCGTCCTCCAGCCCGGCTTCACCGGCACCACGGCCCCCGACTGGCTGCTCCGCCGGCTCGGCGAGGGCCTGGCCTCCGTCGGCCTGTTCGGCCGTAACATCGCCTCGCCGGAACAACTGGGCGCTCTCACCGCCCAGCTGCGCGCGGAGCGCGAGGACGTCCTGGTCGCGATCGACGAGGAGGGCGGGGACGTCACCCGCCTCGAAGTGCGCTCCGGCTCGTCGTTCCCCGGCAACCACGCGCTCGGCGCGGTGGACGACGTGGAGCTGACCCGCCAGGTGGCCCGCGAACTCGGCCGCCGCCTCGCGGCCTGCGGGGTGAACCTCAACTGGGCCCCGTCGGCCGACGTGAACTCCAACCCCGCCAACCCGGTCATCGGTGTCCGCTCCTTCGGCGCCGACACCGGCCTGGTCGCCCGGCACACCGCCGCCTACGTCACCGGCCTGCAGTCGGCCGGGGTCGCCGCCTGCACCAAGCACTTCCCCGGGCACGGCGACACCGCCGTCGACTCCCACCACGCCCTGCCCCGCATCGACGCGCCCGCCGACGTCCTGGACGCCCGCGACCTGGCCCCCTTCCGCGCCGCCGTCGCCGCCGGCACCCTAGCCGTGATGAGCGCCCACATCCTGGTGCCGGCCCTGGACCCGGACCACCCGGCGACCCTCTCCCGGCGCGTCCTCACCGGCCTGCTCCGCGGGGAACTCGGCTACGAGGGCCTGATCGTCACCGACGGCATGGAGATGCGCGCGATCGCCGGCACCTACGGCATCGAACACGGCAGCGTCCTCGCCATCGCCGCCGGCGCCGACGCCATCTGCGTGGGCGGCGGACTCGCGGACGACGAGACCGTACGACGCCTGCGCGACGCCCTGGTCGGCGCGGTCCGCTCCGGCGAACTCCCCGAGGAACGGCTCGCCGACGCGGCGGAACGGGTACGGGCGCTGGGCCGCTGGACGGCGGAGGCGGCGGGCGCGAAGGGAGCGGACGTCAGGCAGGCGGACGCGGAGCAAGCGTGCGCGGACGGGGACCGGGACGGCGACGGGTGCACGGGCACGGGTGAGGTCAGGCTCGGAGTCACGCTCTCCCCGGCGGCCCGCCGCGACCCCTCGGCCGTCTCCGACGGCAGCGAGGACGGCGAGGGCGGCGACGGCGCGCGCGGGACCGGCATCGGGCTGGTCGCCGCCCGGCGCGCGCTCGCCGTGACGCACGCGGAGTCGTACGAGCCGCTGACCTCGCCCCCTTATGTCGCCGCCCTCACCCCGGTCGCCAACATCGCCGTCGGCGCCGAGACACCCTGGGGCGTCGGTGCCGAGCTGGCCCGGCTGCTGCCCGGCACCGAGACGGGCACCTTCTCGGGGGAGAGCGCCGGCCGGGACGCCCTGGCGGCCGCGGGGGAGCGCCGGATCGTCGCCGTGGTCCGGGACGAGCACCGCCACCCCTGGATGGCGGCCGCCCTGGACGCCCTGCTGTCCGCCCGCCCCGACACGATCGTCGTCGAGATGGGCGTCCCCCAGTCCCCGCCCCGGGGCACCCCGCACATCGCGACCCACGGCGCGGCCCGCGTCTGCGGCCGGGCGGCGGCGGAGGTCATCGCGGGAGTCTGACGACAGGACCTAGAGTCCCTGCCACTCCGGCTTGTTGGCGTAGGTGTGCCTGAAGTAGTCGGCCAGCTTCAGCTTGGAGGCGGCGGATTCGTCGGCGACCACCGTGGCGTGCGGGTGGAGCTGGAGCGCGGAGGCGGGGCAGACGGCCGCGACGGGACCCTCGACGGTCGCGGCCACCGCGTCCGCCTTGCCCTCGCCGGTCGCGAGCAGCACCAGGTGCCTGGCTTCCAGGATGGTGCCGATGCCCTGGGTGATGACGTGGTGCGGCACCTGCTCGATGTCGCCGCCGAAGAAGCGCGCGTTGTCGATCCGGGTCTGCTCCGTCAGCGTCTTGATCCGGGTCCGCGAGGCGAGCGACGAGCACGGCTCGTTGAACCCGATGTGTCCGTCCGTCCCGATCCCGAGCAGTTGCAGATCCACGCCGCCGGCCTCGGCGAGCGCGCGGTCGTACGTCTCACAGGCCGCCTGGACGTCCTCGGCCGTGCCGTCGGGCCCGGTGAACGCGTCCATCCCGATGCCGAGCGGCTCCAGCACCTCCCGGCGCAGCACCGAGCGGTAGGACTCGGGATGCTCGGCGGGCAGCCCCACGTACTCGTCGAGCTGGGCGATCCGCGCCCGCGAGACGTCCACCGCGCCGGAGCGCACCTTGGCGGCCAGTGCCTGGTAGACGGGCAGCGGGGTGGAGCCGGTGGCCACGCCGAGCAGGGCGTCGGGCTTGCGCCGCAGCAGCCGGGCCATGGACTCCGCGATCAGTTCGCCGCCCGCCGAGGCGTCCGGAACGATGACAACTTCCACGCTGGGCCTGCCGTTCTGAAGAGGGCCGGAAGGGGGACGGAAAGGGGCCGCGAGAGGGTCTGGAGAGAGCCTGGAGGGAGCCTGGAGGGGGGCCTGGAGGGGGGCCTGGAGGTCGGGAGGGGCTCGGTGGGAATCAGCATGTGGTTTAGACCAATCTAGCAGAACGGGGGTTCCGCAGGACCCCGCGTGACGACCTGTCCGGCCCCCCGCCGGCGCAAGCTCACGGCAGTCCCGAGGCGTTCGCGGAAATTGCCCCGGCCATCGGCCCCCGCAGCCGACCCGGGCGGACTAGGCTGCGTGATGTCGCCCGCCGACGCCCCTCGACGCACGTCCTCATATGCATGGACACGCCATCGTGGTCCAGTCCACAATTGCGGAGGGGGAAACCGCAGGGCGACAAGCTGAAAAGCCTCCGTCTTCCCCGCACAGGAAGGCGGATCGAGGAACCGCAAGCTCTCTGCCCTGACTGCTTCGGATCCTCACCTTCGGCCGGTTGGGACCGCACACCCCGCGGCCGATGATGCTCCGGGCTGCGGTGCCGGGTGGGCTGAGGGTCCCGCTCAGGCGCCGCGGCCCGCGGGTGTTTTCCGGCCGGCCGGAGCCCCGGGTACGCTCGCACATGTGCCCTCCATGAACGAACTGGTACGCCAGCACACCGACCTCGACGCGTCCGACCTCGAGTGGCTCCACCTGCTGGTCTCGGAGTGGCAGCTGCTCTCCGATCTGTCCTTCGCCGACCTGGTCCTGTGGATCCCCACCAGCGACGGCACGAGGTACGTCTCGGTCGCCCAGATGCGCCCCAACACCGGTCCGACCTCCTACCAGGACGACATGGTGGGCCATCTCGTCCCGCGCGGCCGCCGGCCCATGCTGGACGCGTGCCTCGACGAGGGCCGGATCGTGCGCGAGGGAGATCCGGAGTGGCGCGAAGAGGTCCCCGTGCGGGTGGAGTCCATCCCCGTACGGCGTGAGGGCCGCGTCCTCGGCGTCATCGCCCGCAACACCAACCTGCTGACCGTGCGCACGCCGAGCCGGCTGGAACTGACCTATCTGCAGAGCGCCTCGGACCTCGCGCAGATGATCGCGGCCGGTACTTTCCCCTTCCCCGGCCAGCAGGTCGACATGGACGTCTCGCCGCGTGCCGGCGACGGCCTGATCCGGCTGGACGCCGACGGCATCGTCCAGTACGCCTCGCCGAACGCCCTGTCGGCCTACCACCGGCTCGGCCTGGCCGCCGACCTGGTCGGCCAGGACCTGGGGCAGACCACCGCCGAACTCGCTCCGACCCGGGGTCCGGTGGACGAGGCGCTGGCCAAGGTGGCCAGCGGATGGGCGCCCAGGGAGTTCGAGATCGAGGCCCATGACGGGGTGATCCAGTTCCGGGCCATTCCGCTCAAGCCCAAGGGCGTCCGCATCGGTTCCCTGGTGCTGTGCCGGGACGTCACCGAACTGCGCCGCCGAGAGCGCGAGTTGATCACCAAGGACGCGACCATCCGGGAGATCCACCACCGGGTGAAGAACAACCTCCAGACCGTCGCGGCCCTGTTGCGCCTCCAGGCCCGCCGCATCGACTCCGAGCGCGGCCGGGAGGCCCTGGAGGAGGCCGTGCGACGCGTCGGCTCGATCGCCATCGTGCATGAGACGTTGTCTCAGAACCTGGACGAGCGGGTGGAGTTCGACGACATCGCCGACCGCGTGCTCGCGATGGTCGCGGAGATCTCCCCGGGCAAGGTCGCCGGCCGGCGCACGGGACGGTTCGGGATACTCGACGCCGAGGTCGCCACCCCGCTGTCGATGGTCCTGACCGAGATCCTGCAGAACGCCCTGGAGCACGGCTTCCGCGACGGGGACACCGGCACGGTCGAGGTCTCCGCGGTCCGCGGCGGCACCACCAGGGACGCGCGTCTCCTCGTCACCGTCCAGGACGACGGTGTCGGCCTGCCCGAGGGCTTCGACCCGCACACCGCGGGCAACCTCGGTCTGCAGATCGTGCGGACGCTGGTGGAGGGCGAGCTGGGCGGCACCTTCGACATGGTCCGGGTGCCGGAGGGCGGGACCCGGGTGCTTCTCGACATCCCGGTGCGCGTGCAGAAGTAACTGTGCGTACACGGGAGTGACCGACGCGCGCGGAAGTGACCGGTGCGTGCGGAAGTGACGGGGGAGGCGCGAAAGCGACGAGGGCGCGGCGGGGGAGCGGCGGGGGAGCGGCCAGGAGGACGCCGGGGCAAGCAAAAAGCCCCGGACCGCCATTGGTCCGAGGCTCGTGCTCGTTGCTGTGGTGCCCTCATGGTGAAGGGCAAGCATCGTGGGGGTACTGCGCGCTGCGACTCGGGGGCGGGAGATGCGTACGTGTTGTGCGCGCCGCCAAGCTCAGGCTGTCAGCAGGGGTGGGAATGTCAGGCGGAAGCCTGACGAGCCCGGTTGCGGGCGGCGCGGCGCTTCATTGCGCGGCGCTCGTCCTCGCTGAGACCACCCCAGACGCCGGAGTCCTGGCCGGACTCGAGCGCCCACTGCAGGCACTGCTCCATGACGGG comes from the Streptomyces sp. NBC_00820 genome and includes:
- a CDS encoding extracellular solute-binding protein, whose amino-acid sequence is MKRRLIAAIGIAGMVVSVAACGSDSKDGKAQGADAKELTVWLTVDAQNNWPDLVKAADAAVQKKHPGIDIKHEYYGWPDKNTKLDAVLATDKAPDVVEMGNSEMLGYMVKGAFAPVDPARFTNSAAWLDGLKTSVTYDGKTYGVPYYAGGRVANWRKDIAASVGVRTPPKTYAELTADLDRIQKKEGGKFSAWYQPTRDWYAGMSFVYDAGGSIAKEEGGQWKATLSSPESVKGLTEFKNVVGKYMHGDRTKDESDRYIVYGQGKSAMIFAAAWEGATAADPKNDKTGKLKDNLENFVMPGPSGKNMPVFLGGSDLAIPVKSKAQGVAAEWIDAFTGTSGQKGLMAKGNLPNNKTDLATLKNDPATAVPATAAESSWFVPMAPGWGQVEKAQVLQTMLQSIGTGRKSVEAAAKDADAAIDKVINNK
- a CDS encoding carbohydrate ABC transporter permease, translated to MSAADTTTPAKAPPPRQAPPPPAGSRPRGKRQPGLTAAPWLLLTPCLLILALVMGYPLVRLVTLSFQTFGQSQLWGFQPAEWAGFGNFSKVLDDTEFWQVVLRTLVFTAGSVILTMVLGMLIALLLQRVSGWVRTLVNIALVAGWGMPVIVSTTVFKWLFDSDYGILNALASKLPGVDLIGHNWFASGPQGLAVIMLLVIWGAVPFVVITLSAGLTQVPKEMEEAARLDGAGAWGVFRYVTLPVLKPVVVMLTTLSVIWDMGVFPQVFVMRGGHPEPEFQLLTTWSYDRAFVVNDYAQGSAIALVTVVLLLGVVAVYMRQMLKIGEVE
- a CDS encoding carbohydrate ABC transporter permease encodes the protein MTGISLSAPRRRRGSRLGWNLLGLLVFAVAGFPVYWMVDTAIKPAKDAIDPDPSLLPTGLTLSNFRRALDIADFWGPVGRSLTVSLSVVAIGVVVGMLAALAISRFAFRGRKVVIIGILAVQMIPVVAMIIPIFLLLNDLDQYDKLSGLIITYLTFILPFTVWTLRGFIVSIPRELEEAAMVDGCSRTGAFLRVVFPLLAPGMVATSVYGFIQAWNEYLYALMLLSQEHQTATVWLGNFTTKHGTEYAPMMAGATMMAVPIVALFLLIQRKMAAGLTAGAVKG
- a CDS encoding glycoside hydrolase family 3 protein; translated protein: MTTFARGTDTLTRDALTVLQPGFTGTTAPDWLLRRLGEGLASVGLFGRNIASPEQLGALTAQLRAEREDVLVAIDEEGGDVTRLEVRSGSSFPGNHALGAVDDVELTRQVARELGRRLAACGVNLNWAPSADVNSNPANPVIGVRSFGADTGLVARHTAAYVTGLQSAGVAACTKHFPGHGDTAVDSHHALPRIDAPADVLDARDLAPFRAAVAAGTLAVMSAHILVPALDPDHPATLSRRVLTGLLRGELGYEGLIVTDGMEMRAIAGTYGIEHGSVLAIAAGADAICVGGGLADDETVRRLRDALVGAVRSGELPEERLADAAERVRALGRWTAEAAGAKGADVRQADAEQACADGDRDGDGCTGTGEVRLGVTLSPAARRDPSAVSDGSEDGEGGDGARGTGIGLVAARRALAVTHAESYEPLTSPPYVAALTPVANIAVGAETPWGVGAELARLLPGTETGTFSGESAGRDALAAAGERRIVAVVRDEHRHPWMAAALDALLSARPDTIVVEMGVPQSPPRGTPHIATHGAARVCGRAAAEVIAGV
- the nagB gene encoding glucosamine-6-phosphate deaminase, translated to MEVVIVPDASAGGELIAESMARLLRRKPDALLGVATGSTPLPVYQALAAKVRSGAVDVSRARIAQLDEYVGLPAEHPESYRSVLRREVLEPLGIGMDAFTGPDGTAEDVQAACETYDRALAEAGGVDLQLLGIGTDGHIGFNEPCSSLASRTRIKTLTEQTRIDNARFFGGDIEQVPHHVITQGIGTILEARHLVLLATGEGKADAVAATVEGPVAAVCPASALQLHPHATVVADESAASKLKLADYFRHTYANKPEWQGL
- a CDS encoding sensor histidine kinase, with protein sequence MNELVRQHTDLDASDLEWLHLLVSEWQLLSDLSFADLVLWIPTSDGTRYVSVAQMRPNTGPTSYQDDMVGHLVPRGRRPMLDACLDEGRIVREGDPEWREEVPVRVESIPVRREGRVLGVIARNTNLLTVRTPSRLELTYLQSASDLAQMIAAGTFPFPGQQVDMDVSPRAGDGLIRLDADGIVQYASPNALSAYHRLGLAADLVGQDLGQTTAELAPTRGPVDEALAKVASGWAPREFEIEAHDGVIQFRAIPLKPKGVRIGSLVLCRDVTELRRRERELITKDATIREIHHRVKNNLQTVAALLRLQARRIDSERGREALEEAVRRVGSIAIVHETLSQNLDERVEFDDIADRVLAMVAEISPGKVAGRRTGRFGILDAEVATPLSMVLTEILQNALEHGFRDGDTGTVEVSAVRGGTTRDARLLVTVQDDGVGLPEGFDPHTAGNLGLQIVRTLVEGELGGTFDMVRVPEGGTRVLLDIPVRVQK
- a CDS encoding WhiB family transcriptional regulator codes for the protein MDWRHNAVCREEDPELFFPIGNTGPALLQIEEAKAVCRRCPVMEQCLQWALESGQDSGVWGGLSEDERRAMKRRAARNRARQASA